The DNA sequence GCCGGTGGTGCTTCCAACACAACCGGCTGATTCCGCTTACGCGAAAGTTTTTGGCCTTGAGATTAATAGAAAACCGACACAGTTTAATTTTAACCAACCAAAAACCTAACGAAACTATGAAAATTAATCTACGTAGTTCGAATAACTGCGAATTTCTGTTTTTATGTCGAAGAACATTTTTATTGATGAAGCTTATAATTTTACTAACGATTGCTTTTACGCTGCAAGTTAGAGCAAATGTGTTCGCCCAAAAGATTACCCTGTCAGAAAACGGGGTATCACTAGAAAAAGCTTTAAAAGATATCGATAAGCAAAGCGGTTATACTTTCTTTTATAAGAAAAAGCTACTTCGGGATTCCTCTCCTGTATTTATAAACGTAAAGGATGCAGAGATTAAGGACGTCCTTGACCAGCTATTGAAAGGGTTGCCGTTGTCGTACAGCTTTGCCGATAAAATCATTGTTATCAAGAGCAGTACAGGTGCGAGTGAAGCGATCCCTACTAAAAATAAGCTTGTAATGGCTGATATTGAAATCAAAGGAATCGTTGTCGATGAAAACGGAAAACCATTACCCGGTGCCTCTGTAAAGATAAAAGGTACCAATCAGGGTATGACGACAAATGAGAATGGTGAATTTTATTTTAGAAGTATTCCGGAAAATAGCACCTTAGTCATTTCCTTCATAGGATATACAACCAGGGAAGTGGCCGCAGCAAAGGATCTTGGTATTCTTGCGTTGACTCCGGGGACAGGATTGCAGGAAATTGTGGTTGTGGGTTATGGCACACAGCGAAAGGAGCGGGTGACCGGAGCGATAGCGGCTATTGGAACGAAAGAGCTACAGCAAAGCCCTGTTGCTAATTTGAGCAATGCCTTAGCCGGGCGATTACCGGGTCTGCTAACTGTTCAAAATAGCGGAGAACCCGGGGCCGACGGTGCGTATTTGAATATCCGGGGCTTCGGAACCACTAATAATTCGTCACCTTTGATTTTAGTTGACGGTATCCAGCGGGATTTTAGCGGCCTGGATGCCAACGAAGTAGAAAATGTCAGCATACTCAAAGACGCTGCTTCGACTGCCATATACGGTATTCAGGGTGCCAACGGCGTTATTCTGGTCACAACCAAGCGCGGTAAAATTGGAACCTCACGAATTTCGGCTACTGCGCAGAATGGTTGGCAGTCGCCAACATCCCTTCCCCGATATGTTGATTCCTATACCGGCAGGAAACTGTATAAAGAAGGGCTGGTCAATGACGGACTTTTCGCAGATACCAGCGCCTATTCAGATGTCCTGCTGAATAAATACCGGGACAGGACTTATCCGGCGTATCAATATTTATATCCCAATGTAGATTGGACAAAAACGATGTTGAAGCCGTTCTCCTATTTGCGACAGGGAAATCTGAATGTTTCCGGCGGGACTGAAAAAGCAAGATATTTCATATCCTTATCCTACCTGCAGCAAAACGGCTTGTATAACTATGAAGAATCGGTCAGCCAATATGATATTCAGGCCATTACGCATAAGTATAATTTCCGTTCAAACATTGATCTAAACCTTACCAAAAACTTAACGATGGAGCTTAATTTGGGTGCGATCGTATATGACCGAAACTATCCGGGGGTAAGTGCATCTCAGATTTTCAACGATATTAAACAAACACCGGCTTGGTATTATCCGATTACCAACCCGGATGGATCCCCCGGAGCAGCGCCGAATACCAATCAATCCCCTTACGTTGACCTCACCCAGTCGGGTTATTACAGAGGGTTTGAAACGGAGCTGCAGTCTACGGCAGGGTTTAAGTGGGATTTAGGATGGCTAACCAAAGGGCTGAGTACGCGGGTAAGATTGTCTTTTGATAATGACAATTTCCGGAATGTTAACAGGCCGCTTTCCAATATTACCTATCAATATCTGCTCAATCCAGGTGTGCCTGATACGGAAACTGATCTTGCTGCAAACGGGCATTATGTTATCGTAAACAATGGTAATGGAACATTAGATTATCAGGTAAATGCCAATGGCTCCCGTCGTACGGTGTTAGAGGCTTATATCAATTATGATCGTGATTTTGGCAAACATTCGGTCAAAGCGATGGCTATCTATAACCAGTCAGGTTTCTTTGATGCGGTTGGTGGCGGTGTCGGTAATGCCATTGGCGGTTTACCTTATAAGTATCAGGGTGTATTAGGACGTGCCGCCTATGCTTATGATGACCGTTACCTTGCCGAATTCAATTTTGGATACAACGGTTCAGAAAATTTTGCACAAGGTCATCGCTTTGGGTTCTTCCCGGCTGTCTCTACTGGCTGGATAGCTTCCAATGAACACTTTATAAAAGATAACCCTGCACTTAATTTTATTGATCAGATTAAATTGCGTGGTTCCTACGGGCTTGTTGGTAATGATAAAATAGGCTCCAGCAGATTCTTATACCTAAGCACATGGGTAACGGGTTCCGGTTACACGTTTGGTTTCAATAGCAATGGTAACTCCTATGGCGGTTATCTGGAAGGACAGGCCGGAAATACATTGCTCACCTGGGAAAGGTCCAAAAAGTTAAACCTGGGTCTTGATCTGAGCTTATGGAAGGGCATGCTATCCTTGTCTGCCGATGTGTTCAGAGAACGTCGCACAAATATTCTGGCTACTTCTCAGCTAATTCCGGGTTTCATCGGTTTACCTCAGATCCCGGCTGTAAATGCAGGCATTACTGACAATCGCGGTTATGAAATATCACTGACACACAGACATGATTTCAGGAAAAATCAGGGCTACAGTATAACTATCAACTACGCTTATGCGCATAATAAGATCCTGTTTTATGCGCAGCCGGATTATCCGGGACGTGAATGGCAAGCACTTAAGGGGACAAGTATCAACGAAATCTATGGCTATACCGCCCTGGGCTTATTTAAAAACCAACAAGATATCGATAATAGCCCCTCACAATCCAGTCTGGGTGTGACAAAGCCCGGAGATATTAAATATAAGGATTTGAATGGAGATGGTGTCATTAACAGCCTGGATGCAGGTTACTTGCCAGGAAAAGTAGCAAATCCGACTTCACAGTTTGGTGTTGCTTTGGGCTATCATTATGCAAATTTCGACATTAGCGTTCTCTTTCAGGGTGGCCTTGGCGGATCGACATTACTTTCAGGTTCCGGAGTTTATCCATTTTCCCGATTCGCCAGTGCTTTGGTGCAGGTGGTCAACAATCATTGGGTAGCGTCTAATCCCGACGGCCATTATATGTTCCCGCGCATTTCCTCTGCCGACAATGTGAACAACCAGCAAGCTTCCACCTTTTGGATCTATTCGTCAAATTACCTCCGCTTAAAAACTGTCGAGTTGGGTTATACTTTACCGGCAATATGGATGAAGCGTATCGGAATAGACAACGCCCGTGTTTTCGTCAATGGTATTAATCTCCTGACCTGGAGTAAGTTGAAAGATTTCAATCTTGACCCTGAAATTGGCAATAATGGAACTGGTACGTATCCACAACAAAAGGTGATCAATGCCGGGCTGAAATTTAC is a window from the Mucilaginibacter inviolabilis genome containing:
- a CDS encoding TonB-dependent receptor, encoding MKLIILLTIAFTLQVRANVFAQKITLSENGVSLEKALKDIDKQSGYTFFYKKKLLRDSSPVFINVKDAEIKDVLDQLLKGLPLSYSFADKIIVIKSSTGASEAIPTKNKLVMADIEIKGIVVDENGKPLPGASVKIKGTNQGMTTNENGEFYFRSIPENSTLVISFIGYTTREVAAAKDLGILALTPGTGLQEIVVVGYGTQRKERVTGAIAAIGTKELQQSPVANLSNALAGRLPGLLTVQNSGEPGADGAYLNIRGFGTTNNSSPLILVDGIQRDFSGLDANEVENVSILKDAASTAIYGIQGANGVILVTTKRGKIGTSRISATAQNGWQSPTSLPRYVDSYTGRKLYKEGLVNDGLFADTSAYSDVLLNKYRDRTYPAYQYLYPNVDWTKTMLKPFSYLRQGNLNVSGGTEKARYFISLSYLQQNGLYNYEESVSQYDIQAITHKYNFRSNIDLNLTKNLTMELNLGAIVYDRNYPGVSASQIFNDIKQTPAWYYPITNPDGSPGAAPNTNQSPYVDLTQSGYYRGFETELQSTAGFKWDLGWLTKGLSTRVRLSFDNDNFRNVNRPLSNITYQYLLNPGVPDTETDLAANGHYVIVNNGNGTLDYQVNANGSRRTVLEAYINYDRDFGKHSVKAMAIYNQSGFFDAVGGGVGNAIGGLPYKYQGVLGRAAYAYDDRYLAEFNFGYNGSENFAQGHRFGFFPAVSTGWIASNEHFIKDNPALNFIDQIKLRGSYGLVGNDKIGSSRFLYLSTWVTGSGYTFGFNSNGNSYGGYLEGQAGNTLLTWERSKKLNLGLDLSLWKGMLSLSADVFRERRTNILATSQLIPGFIGLPQIPAVNAGITDNRGYEISLTHRHDFRKNQGYSITINYAYAHNKILFYAQPDYPGREWQALKGTSINEIYGYTALGLFKNQQDIDNSPSQSSLGVTKPGDIKYKDLNGDGVINSLDAGYLPGKVANPTSQFGVALGYHYANFDISVLFQGGLGGSTLLSGSGVYPFSRFASALVQVVNNHWVASNPDGHYMFPRISSADNVNNQQASTFWIYSSNYLRLKTVELGYTLPAIWMKRIGIDNARVFVNGINLLTWSKLKDFNLDPEIGNNGTGTYPQQKVINAGLKFTF